A portion of the Aquila chrysaetos chrysaetos chromosome 4, bAquChr1.4, whole genome shotgun sequence genome contains these proteins:
- the LRRC30 gene encoding leucine-rich repeat-containing protein 30 → MGTEHSKNEGRRRMVFLRKGPKLPAWEEALLSGKEPKSLLKRGLRYVSLSLIMKGMTSAPDFLWGLPEVQKLNLSRNQLVMIPPSLGKLDRLVVLNLGGNCLKCLPKEIGLLRNLKVLFVNMNCLTEVPAELSLCRKLEVLSLSHNCISQLPLSFTDLTSLRKLNLSNNRFVQIPLCIFALRSLDFLHLGSNRLENIAESVQYLVNLQIFIVENNNIRTLPRSLCFITTLELLNVDYNAIQTLPDDLYLLRRLPRIAWNPMDKGLHIAHNPLSRPLPEVVEGGLDVLFNYLREKKEHN, encoded by the coding sequence ATGGGAACTGAGCACTCAAAGAACGAGGGGCGAAGGAGAATGGTTTTTCTGAGGAAAGGTCCAAAGTTGCCTGCGTGGGAAGAGGCTCTTCTCTCAGGGAAAGAGCCCAAGTCGCTGCTGAAGCGGGGGTTGCGTTATGTCAGCTTGAGCCTCATAATGAAAGGGATGACCAGCGCACCTGACTTCTTGTGGGGACTGCCTGAGGTGCAGAAACTGAACCTTTCACGCAACCAGCTGGTGATGATTCCTCCTTCGCTGGGGAAACTGGACAGGCTGGTGGTTCTGAACTTGGGTGGCAACTGCCTCAAGTGTCTGCCTAAAGAGATTGGGCTGCTGAGGAACCTGAAGGTCTTGTTCGTCAATATGAATTGCCTGACAGAAGtgccagcagagctcagcttgTGCAGGAAGCTGGAGGTTTTGAGCCTCTCTCACAACTGCATCTCGCAACTGCCTTTGAGTTTCACCGACCTGACAAGTTTGAGGAAACTGAACCTCAGTAACAACCGCTTTGTGCAAATTCCCCTCTGCATTTTTGCACTGAGGAGCTTAGACTTCTTGCACCTGGGGTCCAACAGGCTTGAAAACATCGCAGAGAGTGTCCAGTATCTGGTCAATCTCCAAATCTTTATCGTAGAGAATAACAACATACGCACCCTGCCACGATCTCTCTGCTTCATCACCACTCTGGAGCTATTAAATGTTGATTACAATGCTATACAGACTCTTCCGGATGACCTCTACCTGCTGCGCCGGCTGCCACGCATCGCATGGAACCCAATGGACAAAGGCCTCCACATTGCCCACAACCCCTTGTCTCGGCCCCTGCCTGAGGTTGTCGAGGGGGGGCTGGATGTCCTCTTCAACTAcctcagggagaaaaaggagcaCAACTGA